One window of Medicago truncatula cultivar Jemalong A17 chromosome 2, MtrunA17r5.0-ANR, whole genome shotgun sequence genomic DNA carries:
- the LOC112419355 gene encoding uncharacterized protein, with protein MAIVAQMLAMGWDEGGEAWNWRSRLWAWEEALVEECRNMLLNIVLQVDLEGSWRWTPDLVVGYTVSGAYRVLTSGPPTTMHVPTALLWRKDVPLKVSMFAWCLFRNRLPTKTNLFLRGIITSKTQLCVSGRGQQNQRLAFVLSFFWPVMAAVHIIEANGHSGGVWLLKHSTTNITSTVLDFNQYSITFIIGRGAAITTCTCIYASPNYSMRPNLWNYLVNINDTITGPWMLIGDFNETHLPSEQRGGTFHHNRAATFSNFMNNCNLLDLTTTGGRFTWHKNNNGIRILSKKLDRGMANVDWRLSFPEAFVEVLCRLHSDHNPLLLRFGGLPLTRGPRPFRFEAAWIDHYDYGNVVKRSWSTHTHNPTASLIKVMENSIIFNHDVFGNIFQRKSRVEWRLKGVQSYLERVDSYRHTLLEKELQDEYNHILFQEEMLWYQKSREQWVKLGDKNTAFFHAQTVIRRKWNKIHKLQLPNGISTSDSNILQEEALKYFKKFFCGSQIPYSRFFNEGRHPALDDTGKTSLTSPITKKEVFAALNSMKPYKAPGPDGFHCIFFKQYWHIVGDDVFHLVRSAFLTGHFDPAISNTLIALIPKIDSPNTYKDFRPISLCNTLYKIITKVLVHRLRPFLNNLIGPYQSSFLPGRGTADNSIILQEILHFMKRSKRKKGYVAFKLDLEKAFDNVNWDFLNSCLLDFGFPDIIVKLIMHCVSSANYSLLWNGNKMPPFKPTHGLRQGDPLSPYLFILCMEKLSVAIQDAVLQGSWEPIHIINDGPQISHLLFADDVLLFTKAKSSQLQFITNLFDRFSRASGLKINISKSRAYYSSGTPNGKINNLTAISGIQSTTTLGKYLGFPMLQGRPKRSDFNFILEKMQTRLASWKNRLLNRTGRLTLATSVLSTIPTYYMQINWLPQNICDSIDQTARNFLWKGSNNKGIHLVNWKTITRPKSIGGLGIRSARDANICLLGKLVWDMVQSTNKLWVNLLAKKYSSGTSLLEANVNSNSSPSWFSIIRAKDILKTGYSWRAGAGTSSFWFSNWSSHGYLGSLVPIIDIHDIHLTVKDVLTSVGQHTNVLYTNLPQGIAETINNSHMRFNANIDDTLGSVL; from the exons ATGGCGATTGTTGCACAAATGTTGGCTATGGGCTGGGATGAGGGAGGAGAGGCTTGGAACTGGCGTAGTAGGTtgtgggcgtgggaggaggccttggtagaggagtgtaggaATATGCTGCTAAATATTGTGTTGCAGGTTGATCTTGAGGGTTCTTGGAGATGGACACCTGATCTGGTCGTGGGATATACTGTTAGTGGTGCTTATCGAGTGCTCACATCTGGGCCGCCCACCACGATGCATGTCCCAACAGCTTTACTTTGGAGGAAGGACGTTCCGTTGAAGGTTTCCATGTTTGCTTGGTGTCTTTTCCGGAATAGGTTGCCCACTAAGACAAATCTGTTTCTTAGAGGCATTATTACTTCTAAGACTCAACTGTGTGTTTCTGGCCGTGGGCAACAGAATCAGAGACTCGCTTTTGTCTTGTCATTTTTTTGGCCAGTTATGGCAGCTG TCCACATAATCGAAGCTAATGGTCACTCTGGAGGTGTTTGGCTTCTCAAACACTCTACAACAAATATTACCTCAACCGTTCTTGACTTCAACCAGTACTCCATAACTTTCATCATCGGCCGAGGTGCTGCCATTACTACTTGTACCTGCATCTATGCTAGCCCAAATTACTCCATGCGCCCCAACCTTTGGAATTACCTTGTAAACATCAACGACACCATAACCGGTCCGTGGATGCTCATAGGTGATTTTAATGAAACTCATCTCCCTAGTGAACAACGAGGTGGCACGTTCCATCACAATAGAGCTGCTACCTTCTCTAATTTCATGAATAACTGCAATCTCCTTGACCTAACAACAACAGGTGGTCGCTTTACATGGCACAAAAACAATAATGGCATCCGTATCCTATCTAAGAAACTCGACAGAGGTATGGCGAATGTTGACTGGCGTCTTTCCTTCCCTGAAGCTTTTGTTGAAGTCCTCTGTAGATTGCATTCTGATCATAACCCTCTCCTCCTCCGTTTTGGCGGTCTCCCTCTTACTAGAGGCCCTAGACCTTTTCGATTTGAAGCAGCTTGGATAGACCACTATGATTATGGCAACGTGGTAAAAAGATCTTGGTCCACTCACACTCACAACCCAACCGCATCTCTTATTAAGGTCATGGAGAACTCAATCATTTTCAACCATGACGTCTTTGGGAACATCTTCCAAAGGAAAAGTCGTGTGGAATGGAGGCTCAAGGGCGTTCAATCTTATTTAGAGAGAGTTGACTCCTATCGTCACACCCTTCTGGAAAAAGAATTGCAAGATGAATACAACCATATCCTCTTCCAAGAAGAAATGTTGTGGTATCAAAAGTCGAGAGAGCAATGGGTGAAGCTTGGCGACAAAAACACTGCTTTCTTTCATGCTCAAACAGTCATAAGAAGAAAGTGGAACAAAATTCACAAGCTGCAGCTCCCTAATGGCATCTCAACCTCTGATAGTAACATTCTCCAAGAAGAGGccctaaaatatttcaaaaagttCTTTTGTGGAAGCCAAATCCCCTACAGCCGTTTTTTCAATGAAGGACGTCACCCTGCCCTTGATGACACCGGTAAAACTTCTCTTACCTCTCCTATTACCAAAAAAGAGGTTTTTGCTGCCCTCAACTCCATGAAACCCTACAAAGCACCTGGTCCCGATGGCTTTCATTGCATTTTCTTTAAACAATACTGGCACATTGTTGGTGACGACGTTTTCCACCTTGTCCGCTCCGCTTTCCTGACAGGACATTTTGATCCAGCGATTTCAAACACTCTCATTGCACTAATCCCAAAGATTGACTCTCCAAACACTTACAAAGATTTCAGACCCATCAGCCTATGCAATACACTTTACAAAATCATCACCAAGGTTTTAGTGCATCGCCTTAGGCCTTTCCTCAATAATCTTATTGGCCCCTATCAAAGTAGCTTTCTACCTGGTAGGGGTACTGCTGACAACTCAATTATTTTGCAggaaattttacattttatgaAACGATCCAAAAGGAAAAAGGGCTACGTGGCTTTCAAGCTTGACCTGGAAAAAGCGTTTGATAATGTTAATTGGGATTTCCTCAACTCTTGTCTCCTTGATTTCGGTTTTCCGGATATTATAGTTAAACTTATCATGCATTGTGTCTCCTCAGCCAATTATTCTCTCCTATGGAATGGAAACAAGATGCCTCCTTTCAAGCCCACTCATGGCCTTCGACAAGGTGACCCGCTTTCTCCGTACCTTTTCATACTTTGCATGGAAAAACTTTCTGTTGCTATTCAGGATGCTGTTCTTCAAGGGAGTTGGGAACCGATCCATATCATAAATGACGGACCTCAGATATCTCACCTCCTTTTTGCTGACGATGTTCTTCTGTTTACTAAGGCTAAAAGCTCTCAGCTTCAATTCATTACCAATTTGTTCGATAGGTTCAGTCGAGCGTCcgggttgaaaattaatatttcaaagTCTCGAGCTTACTATTCTTCTGGCACCCcaaatggaaaaattaacaACCTCACTGCTATATCTGGCATCCAAAGCACAACTACCCTTGGTAAGTATCTAGGATTCCCAATGCTTCAAGGTCGGCCCAAGAGAAGcgatttcaattttattttagagaaaatGCAAACCAGACTTGCATCTTGGAAGAATAGACTCCTAAATAGAACAGGTAGATTGACTCTTGCAACTTCTGTTCTATCCACCATTCCTACATACTATATGCAGATTAATTGGCTTCCTCAGAATATATGTGATAGTATTGATCAGACAGCCCGCAATTTCCTATGGAAGGGATCCAACAACAAAGGGATCCACCTTGTCAATTGGAAAACAATCACAAGGCCGAAGTCTATTGGTGGGTTGGGTATTCGCTCAGCAAGAGATGCTAATATCTGTCTGCTTGGAAAACTTGTTTGGGACATGGTTCAATCCACAAATAAATTATGGGTCAATCTCCTTGCCAAGAAGTATTCATCCGGTACTAGCCTGCTTGAAGCCAACGTGAACAGCAACAGCTCCCCCTCATGGTTTTCTATAATTCGAGCCAAAGACATACTCAAAACCGGCTATT